From the genome of Triticum aestivum cultivar Chinese Spring chromosome 3B, IWGSC CS RefSeq v2.1, whole genome shotgun sequence, one region includes:
- the LOC123069774 gene encoding protein transport protein SEC23-1, with translation MEETPPQPQAAHASPPFPAIFTPPSALSSTSLRGSPTVPSPAHFSTPPGPPVFSSPLRPATVPFRTTPISPQAVPFASRTASSSSSVSLPTSSAPHTMNGAATPHSHVPSVAPSLEDSSIDSPYVLFSARKVLKQKKLLNAPSLGFGALVSPGREVPPGPEALERDPRRCLNCGAYVNLYCDVLIGSGQWQCVICKKLNSSEGEFVVSSKQDLVQWPELVSSTVDYVHPGSRRPGLIPVPVLRVSGPIFILIDECLDEAHLQHLQGSLHAFVDSLPPTARIGIISFGRTVSVYDFSEGAAVSADVLPGSKSLAQESLKVLIYGTGVYLSPIHASLPVAHTIFSSLRPYQFSVAEVSRDRCLGAAVEVALGIIQGPSAELSRGIIKRSGGNCRILVCAGGPNTFGPGSTPHSVQHPNYAYLEKTAMKYMESLGHEARRHSTIVDILCAGTCPVRVPVLQPLAKCSGGVLLLHDDFGEAFGVNLQRASTKATGSHGLFEIRCSDGMLVTQVIGPGEEASPDSHETFKHDTSFCIQMHSVEGTQSFSVSLETKADIRNDFIYFQFAVRYSNMYQTESTRVITSRLQTVDGLSAYLSSVQEDVASVIIGKRTVLRAKTASDAFDMRLTIDERIKDVALKFGTQVPKSKLYRFPKELSSLPECLFHLRRGPLLGSIIGHEDERSVLRSLFLNASFDLSLRMLAPRCIMHREGGTFEELPAYDLTMQSNCAVVLDHGTDIFIWLGAELATQEGQTAAALAACRTLAEELSELRFPAPRILSFREGSSQARYFVSRLIPAHKDPTYEQESRFPQLRTLAPELRARLKSSFIHFDDPSFCEWMRSLKLVPPEQS, from the exons ATGGAGGAGACGCCGCCGCAGCCTCAGGCGGCGCACGCATCTCCTCCGTTCCCGGCGATCTTCACCCCTCCGAGCGCTCTCTCCTCGACGTCCTTGCGGGGCAGCCCCACCGTCCCCAGCCCCGCGCACTTCAGCACGCCACCGGGCCCGCCCGTCTTCTCCTCGCCGCTTCGCCCCGCCACCGTGCCATTCCGCACCACCCCGATCTCCCCTCAGGCGGTACCCttcgcctcccgcaccgcctcctcATCGTCCTCCGTCTCCCTCCCCACATCCTCCGCGCCGCACACCATGAACGGCGCGGCCACCCCTCACAGCCACGTGCCCTCTGTGGCGCCGTCTCTGGAGGACTCCAGCATCGACTCCCCATACGTCCTCTTCTCTGCCCGCAAG GTCCTGAAGCAGAAGAAACTGCTGAATGCCCCTAGCTTGGGGTTCGGAGCCCTTGTTTCACCAGGGAGGGAGGTACCGCCAGGTCCCGAAGCCTTGGAGCGTGATCCCCGCCGGTGTCTGAACTGTGGGGCTTATGTGAATTTGTACTGTGACGTGTTGATTGGCTCTGGGCAATGGCAGTGTGTCATTTGCAAAAAGCTGAACAGCAGTGAGGGGGAATTTGTGGTCTCCAGCAAGCAGGACCTGGTTCAGTGGCCAGAGCTCGTGTCCTCGACTGTCGATTATGTGCATCCAGGGAGTAGGCGGCCAGGCTTGATCCCGGTGCCTGTCTTGAGGGTCTCTGGTCCCATTTTTATTCTCATAGATGAGTGTCTTGATGAGGCGCACCTGCAGCATCTACAGGGCTCCTTGCATGCATTTGTGGATTCACTCCCTCCTACAGCAAGGATTGGAATCATCTCCTTTGGTAGAACTGTCTCTGTGTATGATTTTTCGGAAGGTGCGGCGGTGTCAGCGGATGTGCTACCCGGTAGTAAGTCGCTTGCCCAAGAGTCATTGAAGGTGCTAATCTACGGGACAGGGGTGTATTTGTCTCCTATACATGCTTCGCTGCCTGTTGCACACACAATATTCTCATCCCTGAGACCCTATCAGTTTAGTGTGGCGGAAGTATCGAGGGACCGATGCCTTGGTGCAGCGGTGGAGGTTGCCCTTGGTATTATTCAAGGGCCGTCAGCGGAGTTGTCTCGTGGAATCATCAAGAGATCAGGAGGCAACTGCAGGATCTTGGTGTGTGCTGGTGGCCCCAACACGTTTGGACCAGGATCAACACCTCATTCTGTTCAACACCCAAACTATGCTTACCTGGAGAAGACAGCTATGAAGTACATGGAGAGTCTTGGTCATGAAGCACGGAGACACAGTACCATCGTTGACATTCTTTGTGCTGGAACATGCCCTGTGAGGGTTCCTGTCCTACAGCCACTGGCGAAGTGTTCTGGTGGTGTGCTTTTACTTCATGATGATTTTGGAGAGGCCTTTGGGGTCAACTTGCAGAGGGCGTCAACTAAAGCAACTGGCTCTCATGGCTTATTTGAGATTAGATGTTCAGATGGCATGCTTGTCACTCAAGTAATTGGCCCTGGCGAAGAGGCTTCTCCTGATTCTCATGAAACATTCAAGCATGACACTTCATTTTGTATCCAGATGCATAGTGTTGAGGGGACACAGAGTTTTTCCGTGTCTTTGGAGACAAAGGCGGATATCAGGAATGATTTCATTTACTTCCAGTTTGCAGTCCGTTACTCTAATATGTATCAAACAGAAAGCACAAGGGTGATCACTAGCAGGCTGCAAACGGTTGATGGTTTGTCTGCATATCTTTCAAGTGTGCAAGAAGATGTAGCTTCAGTAATCATTGGTAAGAGAACTGTCTTGCGCGCCAAGACTGCCTCCGATGCTTTTGACATGAGGCTCACAATTGATGAAAGAATTAAGGACGTAGCTCTCAAATTTGGTACCCAGGTTCCAAAATCAAAGCTTTATCGGTTCCCAAAAGAGCTGTCATCACTCCCTGAGTGTTTGTTTCATTTGAGAAGGGGGCCACTCTTAGGTAGCATAATAGGACATGAAGATGAAAGATCAGTTCTGAGGAGTTTGTTCTTGAATGCATCATTTGACCTCTCGCTCCGTATGCTTGCACCTCGTTGTATAATGCATCGAGAAGGTGGCACATTTGAGGAGCTGCCAGCATATGATCTGACCATGCAATCTAATTGTGCAGTGGTACTGGATCATGGAACAGATATTTTCATCTGGTTG GGTGCTGAACTAGCAACCCAAGAAGGACAAACTGCAGCAGCTTTGGCAGCATGTCGTACGCTGGCAGAAGAGCTAAGTGAACTCCGTTTTCCAGCTCCCAGGATACTTTCATTCAGA GAAGGGAGCTCTCAGGCTAGATACTTTGTCTCACGCCTGATCCCAGCTCACAAGGACCCTACTTATGAGCAG GAGTCGAGATTTCCTCAGCTACGGACCCTTGCTCCTGAACTGAGGGCCAGGCTAAAGAGCAGCTTCATCCACTTTGATGACCCTAGCTTTTGCGAGTGGATGCGCAGCCTCAAATTGGTCCCGCCGGAACAAAGCTAA